Below is a window of Mobula birostris isolate sMobBir1 chromosome 27, sMobBir1.hap1, whole genome shotgun sequence DNA.
ATCAAATATTAATTTACTACTTGCGGCAACTTATTTGCACAAGGCTAACGAATTTACGGTCCAACAACACTAAAAATAACACGGCCCTCTGGATTTGAAGGACGCTCTTTGAGAATAATCCGAATTGGGGAATCACTAAATGTCACCCTGCGATCGCGGCTACTTGGTGATGACGTACGAAGGCGGCTGGGGCTCTGACGTCAGACGTGAGGTTGTGCGTGGCTGCCTTGGTAATACAAAGAGTGGTTTCGGTCAATGGCGCTTATCCCTGTCGGTAGGTCTTACGTGGAGTCGCAAAACAATTATCACCGGGCCCGGGTGCAGGGGGCAAGCGGGCGGGTGCTGTGGGGCAGCAGAGTGTGATCGGGCCGGTTGTGTAGAACATCAGAGTGTGACCGGGCCGGTCCTGTGGGACATCAGAGTGTGACCGGGCCGGTCCTGTGGGACGTCAGAGTGTGACCGGGCCGGTTGTGTAGAACATCAGTGTGACCGGGCCGGTTGTGTAGAACATCAGAGTGTGACCGGGCCGGTCCTGTGGGACATCAGAGTGTGACCGGGCCGGTCCTGTGGGACGTCAGAGTGTGACCGGGCCGGTTGTGTAGAACATCAGTGTGACCGGGCCGGTTGTGTAGAACATCAGAGTGTGACCGGGCCGGTTGTGTAGAACATCAGAGTGTAACCGGGCCGGTCCTGTGGGACATCAGAGTGTGACCGGGCCGGTTGTGTAGAACATCAGAGTGTAACCGGGCCGGTCCTGTGGGACATCAGAGTGTGACCGGGCCGGTCCTGTGGGACATCAGAGTGTGACCGGGCCGGTTGTGTAGAACATCAGAGTGTGACCGGGCCGGTCCTGTGGGACATCAGAGTGTGACCGGGCCGGTCCTGTGGGACGTCAGAGTGTGACCGGGCCGGTTGTGTAGAACATCAGTGTGACCGGGCCGGTTGTGTAGAACATCAGAGTGTGACCGGGCCGGTTGTGTAGAACATCAGAGTGTAACCGGGCCGGTCCTGTGGGACATCAGAGTGTGACCGGGCCGGTTGTGTAGAACATCAGAGTGTAACCGGGCCGGTCCTGTGGGACATCAGAGTGTGACCGGGCCGGTCCTGTGGGACATCAGAGTGTGACCGGGCCGGTTGTGTAGAACATCAGAGTGTGACCGGGCCGGTCCTGTGGGACATCAGAGTGTGACCGGGCCGGTTGTGTAGAACATCAGAGTGTAACCGGGCCGGTCCTGTGGGACATCAGAGTGTGACCGGGCCGGTCCTGTGGGACGTCAGAGTGTGACCGGGCCGGTTGTGTAGAACATCAGTGTGACCGGGCCGGTTGTGTAGAACATCAGAGTGTAACCGGGCCGGTCCTGTGGGACATCAGAGTGTGACCGGGCCGGTCCTGTGGGACATCAGAGTGTGACCGGGCCGGTTGTGTAGAACATCAGAGTGTGACCGGGGCGGTCCTGTGGGACATCAGAGTGTGACCGGGCCGGTCCTGTGGGACGTCAGAGTGTGACCGGGCCGGTTGTGTAGAACATCAGTGTGACCGGGCCGGTTGTGTAGAACATCAGAGTGTGACCGGGCCGGTTGTGTAGAACATCAGAGTGTAACCGGGCCGGTCCTGTGGGACATCAGAGTGTGACCGGGCCGGTTGTGTAGAACATCAGAGTGTAACCGGGCCGGTCCTGTGGGACATCAGAGTGTGACCGGGCCGGTCCTGTGGGACATCAGAGTGTGACCGGGCCGGTTGTGTAGAACATCAGAGTGTGACCGGGCCGGTCCTGTGGGACATCAGAGTGTGACCGGGCCGGTTGTGTAGAACATCAGAGTGTAACCGAGCCGGTCCTGTGAGGCATCAGAGTGTGACCGGGCGGTTTTTGTGGGACATCAGAGTGTGACCGGGCGGGTTTTGTGGGACATCAGAGTGTGACCGGGCCGGTTGTGGAGAACATCAGAGTGTAACCGGGCCGGTCCTGTAGGGCAGAAGATAAAGTCGGTATACGAAGTGAGTGGCTGTTGGAAAATGAACAGAGTTTAAAGTGGCTATGCTGAAGGGAAAGATAAAAGATTAGGGATAGAAGATAAGCTAAGCAGCGATTACTGAAAGCAACACTGGAAGGCCTTACTGAGCTTTGTTTTTggccttttctgtttttttttaacaatagTGAACAATCAGCTTTACTGCTGCAGCCACTTTTATGTTATTTTCTGAAACTACTATTTAAATATTCTTGAATATTTGACCTGACATTTTGAATTCTTACTTCTCTtacgtaagacacaggagcagaattaggccattcagcccatcaattctgctctgccactccatcatggccaatcctggatcccactcaaccccatttacctgccttctcaccatatacattgatgccctgaccaaccaggaagtgatcaacttctgctttaaatatacccacggacttggcctccactgcagtctgtggcagagcattccacagattcactactctggctaCAAAAATACCTCCTtaaacctctgttctaaagggtcacccctcagttttgaggctgtgccctctagatctGGATGTAGTCTTCATCCATGGAGTTTGCATGCTTTAGTCACTTCTTGTACTGTGTTAGTCCAATTTGGTGCTGGTAGTCCAAAAGAAAAACAATGTGAAGAGAGCTTGTCTCCTTTTTCCAGttgtgatgaaaggtcttggatcCGAAACGTTACTGTGTTTCTCCCTCCATtattgctacctgacctgttgagcgtATTCTCTGTTTttgctttgctttcttcaacATTGCCCACCTTGGCCTGCCGTGCACCGCTTAGTATAAAGTTAAGCTTATTCAGAGCTCTATATTCAAAGTCAGCCATATAGCCTGCACACTGATATTCATCAGCTCCTGAAGGATGAACATCATTGAAGCCCCAGTTGTTTCTTGACCTGCAGTGGTGCCAGATACCAGAGACTTAGAGTAGAGCCTTCTCAATTATTATAACACAATGCAGAACCTGTATCTGCTAAGCCATATAGCAAAAAGCATACGATGAACTGAAGATTAAAGGAGTTTCTGTAGCAGATGTGTGGAAAGCTTGATATAATGTGATTTGTTGCCAAGCGCCAAGGTTTTGGGATAAGGGTGAAAATGTAACTTGCAAGTTGATAGTAAATTATTGTATTTGGAATGTGAGTCAATGACAGTCCTAAAGGCCAGAGTGACCTAAGCCTCTATTGTTTAGTGTTTATACATGTGTATCATTTCTAAAAGTATTACAAGGATAATATCTAAAGGATACAGGAACTTGGGAATCTGAAAACGGCTGATAACCGGTTTTGCGACAATCCATGACTTGCTATGGGATTTGTAAATAGGGCTTTGTGCTGTGGGCTGGTGCCTATGAGAAACTCCTGAAATTCCTCTTCCATGGGATTCAATTTTATGCAGCTTGCTATCAGATGGAAATCAGAAGATCTTGAACTGCCAACGTCAGGAAATGGCAATTATTGTGAAATCAGGCACTCTAGTAACAGCCAATTGGATTAACTCTGTGGAAGCCCGAGAATATCTGGCTAGCATTTTACGTAAAAACAAGAGGAAAGTGTTTGGTGAGTAAAGATTTATCTTCCTTTTGAACAGAATGAAGAATTGATGGTCACAAAGCATAGGGATGTTTCTAATAATTTTACTTTATGCAAACCTGGGTAAAGACAGTGAAAGACATCTTGTTCAAAGATTGAATCTGTTTAGTTaatttccatggttttctttaccTGGGAAGCATGCTTAGTATACTTTTGTAATCCCACTTCTTATTGTGTTGATCTTGCCATTTGTTCTCTGAAGTTGCTATGGTCTCTTCAGTTCCTTAGAAGTATCCTTTCTGTTTACAATAATTGAATACATTCATCTATCCCCCAGAGCTAGAATCCTTATGATGTACTCCTAAATCTGAAACAGTAAATGAATTATTGCTGAAATTTtaaatttgaaatatttttgttttgctttgtgGGTTGACATAGCTTGAGCCAGAATCAGTTGTAGACACTGTAGGTCAAGAAATTATTTCAGTTGATGTCAGCATCTAATCTGGTGATGTCAACGTGAATCTGTTTGTCTCTAGGATTACTTGAGCGGCCAGTGTTCTCCCCACAGTCAGCACCCGATATTGCCAGTTACAAGATCTTTGTGTCTGGGAAGAGCGGTGTAGGGAAAACAGCAGCAGTTGCTAAGTTTGCTGGTGTAGAAATCCCCAGCCTTCATCATGAGACCACAGGTGAAGTCCAAGCCTATTTTCATCTGTATATCTCTATGCATATCATTCATACGTGTGCAGTTCTTAGCTGTATCTACAGtattgtgtaaaagtcttaggtgcatatttgtagctagagtgcctaagacttacGCGCAGTACTgaatattggttaaaataggaaggtggatgggaaacagaaataagagtacttagctttgtgATAGTTTGGaagtattaagtgttatttggcaactagaaagacataatatacagtactgtgcaatccTTATTGTATTTTCTCTGTAAGTCTGTGAACAGCAAGTACTATGCTAAACTGCCTATGTTGAAATACCTACATGGAACCGGAGACTGAATtttgttgagaatttataaagcaatataaaacaataaaaaccACATATCTCAGCATTCTGGTAAAATACCTTATTTCTTAAGAGGATAAAATGTTTGTCTTGATTATAGGAATTCAGACAAGGACAGTTTATTGGCCGGGAAAGCTGGTGGAGAGTGGTCGTGTGATCATGTTTCGCTTTCAGTTTTGGGATTGCAGTGAAGCTTCCCTGAAGAAGTTTGACCACATTCTTGCTGTAAGAACACATCAAAGACATTGAATAAAGAAATGTGCGGTGTAAATCTAAGTACATTCCTCATGTTATGCACAAGAAGGATAAACAACAACTGATTTGATATCTTTGCAGTGCAGTCTCAGACTTGCCCTTTCTTGCCCATGAAATTAAATTAGTTGCTCATTGAATTTATCTTCTCATACCTTGACTCTATCTTGTCCCCCTTCATCCAGTCCCATCCCACCTATATCTGGGACACCTTACTTGCCCTCCACCATTTTGAGATTTTCTAGTTCCTTGGTACCCACTGTCTCATCTTCACATGGACGTCCGGTCTTTATACATGTCAGTTCCCCGTCAGGAATATCTTAGACTCTGCTTCCTTCCTGATCCAAGATCCAAACCATTCTCTTCCACTAGCACTCTCATCTGCCTGGCAGAAGTTGTTACTGCCCTGATTAACTTCACTTTTGCTTCCTCTCACTTCCTACAAATCAAAGGTTGTAACCATGGGCACTTACAATGGCCCTAGCTACACCTGATCTATCATTGGCTACGAGGAACAGTCTTTGTTTCAAGCCTGCTCTGGCACCACTCTCTAAATCTTTCTCTgttacatcgatgactgcattggtgcacCCTGCTGCATTTGTGCAGAACTTGTCAATTTTATGACCTTAAGTAGTAGTTTCCTCAAATTCATTTGAACTATTTCTGACACCTCGCTCCCCTTTCTATAGCTGTCTGCCTCCATCTCAGGAGATGGGTGGTGACATTTTCTATACTTTCATTAATTTTCACAAGTTCCTTGACAATACGTCCTCCCACCTGTGTCTTTTAGAGACACTGTCCCTTTCCCTCAttttccaccacatctgttctcaaGATGGGGTTTTCCATTTCAGGACATCTGAAATGTCCTTTTTCAGGAAACATGACTTCTGTACTGTAAGCTCACATTTCCTCCATTCCTTGGACTGGTTTTCCCAGGAATGGAGATGGAGCTCATCCAGCAAATCATCCTTCAAGTTTTCCACTAACTGCGGAATCCTACTGCCAGTCACATTTTattcttcccttccctttctgatTTCCACAAGGACCACTCTTTATGTGATTCCTTGTCTTTCTTGTATCTCCCCATCCATCCCTCCTTGACCTCTCGCATTTTCCTACTGCAGCTATAGGAGACAGAACAATTATTTTGGTGTCTCCTTCTTCCACCTCCATCTTGGACCTACACAACCCTTCTAGGTCATTTGCATACACCCCCTTCAACTTGGTGATTTTATTATGGAGTACCTGCACCCAATCTGTAAAGGCCATCTTGAGCTTTCGGTTGCAAGCCATTtcaattccccttcccattctcattcagaATCCGTCTGTCCCCAGTCTTATCCTCTGGCAGGTAATGCCAAACATGAACTAAGAgaacattcatttccatagatgctgcgtgacctgctgagtttccccagcattttgtgtgttgctttggtaatttccagcatctgcagaatttctcatgttcacATCATATTCTgcctgcaaacaagagaaaatctgcagatgctggaaatccgagcatctatggaaaaaagtacagtcgacatttgagGCTTGAAGGGTTTCAGCTCGAAATGTgaactgtactttcttccatagatcctacctggcctgctgagtttctccagcattttgtgtgtggtgctcatattctgcctgggtaatTTATAACCCAGTGGTATTAATATTGACTTTTCAAGTTTCGGGTAATCTTGTGTTCCTTTCTTCTTTTGGTCCACCCAAGTTTCCTCATCCCTTATACCCAACCCCTGTACCCCAGCTCCTGTTACGTAGTTTCATTACCTTGCTCTGCCCATTATCCCTCCCTTATCTGGTTCTAATTGTCATCTTCCTTACTTATCAGACTCCAGAATTTGCAGCCTCGTGTTTCTTCACCTAACTGCTTTCAGCCTCTGTCCCTCACATCAGCCTTCTCTGTCACCTCCTTATCTATGTTACCTCCTTATCTATGTTACCTGTCATCTTACAGCCCCTCACTCccaactcctcctccccttccctcacatCACTCCATCTGCCCAATAATTTCTCTTCGCCTGGTTCCACCTACTGCCTGCCAGCCCCTATCTCGCCCCTCCCTCTCACAGTAAACTGGATATTTCCTCTCTGAACCATCAACCATCTCTTTCTCTACTAATGCTGTCTAATCTGCAgggttcctccaacagttttttCTTTACACTCTAAATAATGCTATAGTTCAGTTGGTTTGAACTTTTATTATAGGTGTTAATAGTTGGGGTGATACAGTAACATAGTGGTcagtacaacactttacagtaccagtgacccacgttcaattcccactgctccctgtggctgtgtgggttttctcccaccgtccaaagccacactggttagtaggttaattgatcactgtaaattgtcccgcgattaagctaggattaaataggaTTTAATTGTGCATTTAGAAGGGCGGACGGGTCTAGTCTGCGTTGTATCTCAGTCAATAGATAGATTGATTTAGTGGTTAAACCTGGTGGTGCCCCACATTTTATGCCTTGTTTATGTTACTTGTTTTCAGGAGGGATGGCTTTTCGGACTCTACAATTACTGCTTAATTATTGGGTAGCCCTACACGGATAACTGTAGTTCAGTGACCATTCTGTAAGAAAGCTCCAAAGGCACTGTATAAAAATAGTGTAATGGATTCATTCAGATCCTGCTTTTGGTGTGTTTATTCTGAAGTTAATATGGCCTGTTCTGTTCATTAGTGTATCTTAGCTGCACACTTTATCCTTCCTGAAATGCTCCTTAGCTAAGATCAAGATGAGGTTCAACTCTAGCATCTTAAAATTAAAAGTCTTCTGAGTCAGTACATTGTAGATTTACAAATGAGATTCTGCTATTTGTCAAACTATTGTTagtatcatagagtcatagagaagtacagcacagaaacaggccctttggcccatctagtcactgccaaaacatttaaactgctcactcccattgacctgaacaggaccatagccctaacgtccatagccctccatttcccaACTTATCTGaagcattgaaatcaagctcgcatgtaccacttgtactagcagctcattccacactctcacgaccatctgagtgaagaagtttcccttcaagttccccttaaacctctcacTTTTCACCCTAATACCATTACTTCTGGTTCTAGTCTGACCCAACCTtattggaaaaagcctgcttgcatttaacccatctatattcctcataattttctatacctatatcaaatctcctctcaatcttctatgttctaaagaatactaacctattaaatctttctttatagctcaggtcctccagacccggcaacatccttataaattttctctgcactctcaaccttgtttacatctttcctgtaggtaggtaaccaatactgtacacaatgctccaaattaggcctcccaACGAATTGTACAACTTCAAGataacatccaaatcatttactcAATTATGCAGAccaatgtgccaagagctttctttacaaccctatctacctatgacgccacttccaacaaattatgtacctgtattcctagGTCACTTTGTTCTACCACTCTCCTTAGTGCCCAACTACtcactgtataagacctaccttggttggtcctagGATGTGTTATAGTCTACAACATATCAAGGTCAACAGATTTGAAGGTGCAGATTTGAATTTTTTTAAGACTTATACCTGTTTTGATTGGGTATCCAAATCTAACGTACCGATTTCAATGTATGAAGATTTTTGTTGGGATCATTTGTCTCCTTTAGGGAAATTCTAAGGAAATTCCCTAGTTCTCGGTTGGCTTATTATATTCTCCTTGACGTGATGTACCATTCTGAGGCCATACATTTTAGATCTTAACAATTTTTGAGGAGGAAACAAAATCTCAGCTccctttcagatttttttttggcaATTATCTTAAATCTCTATTCAGCTGGTTAtcaacccccacccacccaccagtgGAACCAACTTCTCCTCATCTTTTTTAAAAACAGCTTGAGCATTGCTGAATCTCTTTTTAAGTTTCTCCTTTTTCAGGAGAATATCTTCACTTCTCCAATTTCTCTGTGTATCTTAACTCATTCAGCTTCTAGTAAATCTGCCCATACATGGACACCAGCTTTAGTTGTGGTGATCAGAATTAGGACACAATATTATTATGCTGAGGTTTAACTTCAGTAAATCATACCTACACGAGGCCCAATGTTGGTCAGGATcagccatggatattgtgtcctagctgtcttcATGATGcgcaagccaggacagtacaatatggagagcaagctgttacccatgtagCTGGTGAATGCAAAGCAATGGCAGACCATAAACCGTAGCTGGCTTGGTTAACAAGAAAACATGACAGATACATTATATAGCCAGGGAAAGTGTTTACTGATGGGATATTATACTTTTAAGAGCCCCAAAATATGGAATTTTAAGAAATTTTTCTGAAATATCAAGTGAAATATTTATATCCTTTAGTCCTAGTGTTAGCAAATTCTTCCACGATATAGGACTGAGCTATATTTACAGAGAAGTCTCAACCAGACCACGTTGCTTGTTCATAAATTGGATTGCTCAAATTCTGTGTTTCAGACATAGTTTCTTCCCTGTGGACTTATAAAAACAGAATCACTGTTTTATTTAATGTTATGATATTGCAATCTTTATATACTTGCACAAAACTGCGGGATATCAGTGCATTTACATGATATTGAATAAACTCTGACAAGTACAGTTTATAGTGAGTAATCCTCCTTTTATTTTTCTCAGGCCTGCAAGGACAAGGCTGATGCAGTCCTGTTCCTGTTCTCTTTCACTGATCGATCATCATTTGATGATTTACCTAGCCAAATGTCAcgcatccttcatgattctgagaagATTGTGAAAATTATTGTTGGCACAAAGTATCCTTCAGTTATAAGGTCACTTCAAATGTTAACTGTTCCAGCTGTTGATATTCTATAAACTTTCTTAGATTCTAAAGCAAGATGCAATTCTTACAAAgtattttat
It encodes the following:
- the cplane2 gene encoding ciliogenesis and planar polarity effector 2, yielding MAIIVKSGTLVTANWINSVEAREYLASILRKNKRKVFGLLERPVFSPQSAPDIASYKIFVSGKSGVGKTAAVAKFAGVEIPSLHHETTGIQTRTVYWPGKLVESGRVIMFRFQFWDCSEASLKKFDHILAACKDKADAVLFLFSFTDRSSFDDLPSQMSRILHDSEKIVKIIVGTKFDQYMHTDVTEREVRAFQQTWHLPVYKIKSVNGPRLSDGKTLDGKVGLLEVEHILNGITEHLWYQDQVTAGLAPAVHHR